One window of Metopolophium dirhodum isolate CAU chromosome 3, ASM1992520v1, whole genome shotgun sequence genomic DNA carries:
- the LOC132941196 gene encoding uncharacterized protein LOC132941196 isoform X2 yields MTIIMNYQLMILYLQITLILCLRNLVLMICSLVHQKIYEHSSNHHQKLQFLNLVFDDNFCMVKNVSPYRRNKHFVLSPNNLARADKNKKRNLSESPRKVYPSPEIFQSHLSQEISPSTVQKYSPLKTYAQASAARSAVSKQLFRPDNLSQPLTTLLENKQKTPPKPNK; encoded by the exons atgacaataattatgaattaccaGCTTATGATTCtg TACctacaaataacattaattcTCTGTCTAAGAAAT cttGTGTTGATGATATGCTCATTAGTCcatcaaaaaatatacgaaCATTCGTCAAATCACCATCAAAAACTCCAGTTTTTGAAtctagtat TTGATGATAATTTCTGCATGGTGAAAAATGTGTCACCTTATAgaagaaataaacattttgtacttTCTCCTAATAATTTGGCAAGAGCAGACAAAAACAAAAAGAGAAATTTATCTGAATCTCCTAGAAAAGTATATCCATCTCCTGAAATTTTTCAATCac atcTTTCACAAGAAATTTCTCCTTCTACTGTTCAGAAGTATTCACCATTAAAAACatatg cACAAGCATCTGCGGCGAGATCTGCGGTATCCAAGCAATTATTTAGACCAGATAACTTAAGCCAACCGTTGACTactt tattagaaaataaacaaaaaacgcctccaaaaccaaataaataa
- the LOC132941196 gene encoding uncharacterized protein LOC132941196 isoform X1, whose product MTIIMNYQLMILVIIIPVPTNNINSLSKKSCVDDMLISPSKNIRTFVKSPSKTPVFESIDDNFCMVKNVSPYRRNKHFVLSPNNLARADKNKKRNLSESPRKVYPSPEIFQSHLSQEISPSTVQKYSPLKTYAQASAARSAVSKQLFRPDNLSQPLTTLLENKQKTPPKPNK is encoded by the exons atgacaataattatgaattaccaGCTTATGATTCtg GTGATAATAATTCCAGTACctacaaataacattaattcTCTGTCTAAGAAAT cttGTGTTGATGATATGCTCATTAGTCcatcaaaaaatatacgaaCATTCGTCAAATCACCATCAAAAACTCCAGTTTTTGAAtcta TTGATGATAATTTCTGCATGGTGAAAAATGTGTCACCTTATAgaagaaataaacattttgtacttTCTCCTAATAATTTGGCAAGAGCAGACAAAAACAAAAAGAGAAATTTATCTGAATCTCCTAGAAAAGTATATCCATCTCCTGAAATTTTTCAATCac atcTTTCACAAGAAATTTCTCCTTCTACTGTTCAGAAGTATTCACCATTAAAAACatatg cACAAGCATCTGCGGCGAGATCTGCGGTATCCAAGCAATTATTTAGACCAGATAACTTAAGCCAACCGTTGACTactt tattagaaaataaacaaaaaacgcctccaaaaccaaataaataa
- the LOC132940571 gene encoding uncharacterized protein LOC132940571, translating into MRFTITDDQYAKLLNFMVTIKYELRSMQENNLTKTKDLSIYDTGDIDNKLPIKTQEQLEELENDLSNNKHYRYQMIKRLSSVGGKSIKIMAKRIMAILFIPEILCEFSYSGRGNKKRPFEKLLLNKIIFDSVLTIKKFANADNAANEIDQVIKYVLIQTPFKIKDKAGK; encoded by the exons ATGAGGTTCACCATCACCG atgatCAGTAtgcaaaattgttaaattttatggTAACAATAAAGTACGAATTAAGATCAATGCAGGAAAACAACTTGACAAAAACTAAGGATTTGAGTATATATGACACTGgtgatatagataataaattaccaATCAAAACTCAGGAACAGTTGGAAGAATTAGAAAATGATTTgtctaacaataaacattatcgGTATCAGATG ATTAAACGTTTATCATCTGTGGGAGGaaagtcaataaaaattatggCAAAAAGAATAAtggctatattatttataccagaaatattatgtgaattttcataTAGTGGTCGTGGTAACAAAAAACGACCATTTGAGAAATTgcttctaaataaaattatttttg attctgtccTTACAATCAAAAAATTTGCCAATGCTGATAACGCAGCTAATGAAATTGATCAGGTTATTAAGTACGTTCTTATTCAAActccatttaaaattaaagataaggcaggaaaataa
- the LOC132940572 gene encoding uncharacterized protein LOC132940572, which produces MADLPSSRVTLCRPFLHVGIDFAGPLILAESRRKNSRSIKCYLSIFVCMTIKAVHIEVVSDLSTNTFLAALQRFVARRGTPSNIYTDCGTNFKGADQKIRNIMLDSTAKTTYTNAISCKWHFNPPAAPHFGGQWEAAVKSTKYHLKRVVGTQRLTFEEMVTLTSRIEALLNSRPITPLSADPNDYRALTPGHFLIGHPMVEIPEKDVIDIPQNRLNRWELLRQMYQSLWKRWSTEYLSSLQRRTKWVDNQPNVKVDDLVLINMPNQPPIHWKLGRIQQVHPGADGVVRVATVRTEHGTLTRPIVKLAILPLDK; this is translated from the coding sequence ATGGCCGACCTCCCATCCAGTCGAGTAACATTATGCCGACCATTTTTGCACGTTGGTATCGACTTTGCTGGACCACTTATCCTAGCTGAGAGCCGTCGTAAGAACTCACGATCGATAAAGTGTTACCTTTCTATCTTCGTGTGTATGACTATCAAAGCTGTACACATTGAAGTGGTTTCTGACCTTTCAACTAATACGTTTTTGGCGGCTTTACAACGCTTTGTCGCTCGACGTGGTACCCCATCAAACATTTACACTGACTGTGGAACGAACTTTAAAGGAGCAGACCAAAAAATACGTAACATAATGTTAGACTCCACCGCCAAGACAACATATACGAATGCGATTTCATGTAAGTGGCATTTTAACCCTCCTGCAGCCCCACATTTTGGTGGCCAGTGGGAGGCGGCCGTAAAATCCACAAAATATCACTTAAAACGAGTTGTGGGTACTCAACGGTTAACGTTTGAAGAAATGGTCACATTAACAAGTCGTATTGAAGCTCTACTCAATTCTCGACCGATAACTCCATTGTCTGCTGATCCTAATGATTATCGTGCACTAACTCCAGGTCACTTTCTTATTGGTCATCCAATGGTTGAAATACCAGAAAAGGACGTAATTGACATACCTCAAAATCGCCTCAATCGTTGGGAACTCCTACGACAAATGTATCAATCACTCTGGAAAAGATGGTCAACAGAGTACTTGTCATCGTTGCAACGACGCACAAAATGGGTAGACAATCAGCCAAATGTTAAGGTTGACGATTTGGTATTGATAAACATGCCGAATCAACCACCTATACATTGGAAACTTGGTCGCATACAACAAGTTCACCCGGGTGCAGATGGTGTGGTCCGTGTAGCCACAGTGCGTACCGAACATGGAACCCTCACACGACCAATAGTCAAACTAGCCATCCTTCCTCTTGATAAGTGA
- the LOC132940573 gene encoding uncharacterized protein LOC132940573, with amino-acid sequence MQLLWQAGLQWDEPLPSHLIDLWKQYESELHMVSGIKICHHIPTEKLTSVQLIGFSDASEKGYAAVVYLRTIHQDGRVLIHFITAKSKISPSKTSNTKTTLTIPRLELCGALLLAQVLHRLTNTFKGNIVISETLAWTDSSIVLSWLTSPQSSFKIFITNRLAKIAEILPTCQWRHVVSESNPADCVSRGLFPSQVHDQHLYWQGPPFLKFPDSEWPITSFKPIQPSHLPDYSDPTNACLMVVPEKEVEWFTRFSSLKRMQRVTAIMYRFIRHTRTKRVPYVAPKYIYDPISDEEISNVMLPIIRMTQSVHFVSLLRILQVPTTKIVPRSIAQLAPFIDKNNIIRVGGRLRNALVSPETKNPILLPKSSTLNTLIIRNFHLNHFHAGPQLMSSLLSSYYWIIYPVDLPYGTLSSNALCVLAIGRRLLIL; translated from the coding sequence ATGCAATTACTCTGGCAAGCGGGTCTTCAATGGGACGAGCCATTACCGTCACACTTAATTGACCTGTGGAAACAGTACGAGTCTGAATTGCACATGGTCTCGGGTATAAAAATTTGTCACCATATTCCCACCGAGAAGCTCACTAGCGTGCAACTTATTGGTTTTTCAGATGCATCGGAGAAAGGTTATGCCGCCGTGGTCTATTTGCGCACTATTCACCAGGATGGGCGTgtactaatacattttattactgcCAAATCAAAGATTTCACCCTCCAAGACTAGCAACACCAAGACCACGTTGACTATACCACGCTTGGAACTGTGCGGTGCACTATTATTAGCACAAGTGCTACACCGGTTAACCAACACATTTAAAGGTAATATAGTTATCTCAGAAACATTAGCCTGGACAGATTCATCCATAGTGTTATCATGGCTCACATCACCACAGtcgagttttaaaatattcataaccaACAGACTTGCAAAAATTGCCGAAATTCTACCGACTTGTCAGTGGCGACATGTTGTGTCGGAGTCAAACCCAGCGGATTGTGTATCAAGAGGTTTATTCCCATCACAGGTTCATGACCAACATTTATATTGGCAGGGGCCTCCGTTTTTAAAATTCCCGGACTCTGAATGGCCAATCACATCGTTCAAACCAATTCAACCATCACACTTGCCAGATTATTCGGATCCAACAAACGCGTGCTTAATGGTGGTGCCGGAAAAGGAAGTTGAATGGTTCACACGTTTTTCGTCATTGAAACGTATGCAACGCGTAACCGCCATCATGTATCGGTTTATAAGGCATACGCGCACGAAACGTGTTCCATACGTCGCacccaaatatatatatgaccCTATCTCCGATGAAGAAATTTCGAATGTGATGTTACCGATCATTCGTATGACACAATCAGTACACTTCGTAAGTTTGTTGAGGATCCTACAAGTACCTACTACAAAGATAGTTCCTCGTTCAATTGCCCAACTTGCGCCGTTCATTgataaaaacaacattatacGGGTGGGTGGACGACTCCGAAATGCTTTGGTATCACCAGAAACAAAAAACCCAATATTGTTGCCAAAATCAAGTACGTTGAATACACTCATTATTCGTAATTTCCACTTGAATCACTTCCACGCTGGACCTCAATTAATGTCATCGTTACTATCAAGTTATTATTGGATAATATATCCAGTCGATCTGCCATACGGTACGTTATCTTCAAATGCGTTGTGTGTGCTCGCCATAGGGCGTCGGTTACTCATCCTATGA
- the LOC132940574 gene encoding uncharacterized protein LOC132940574: MLADFVQIRCQVLQNSNPVSRPNEGHKTQFKSKVSLTTSSNSQAGSCVICKARHAVYQCPKFTQQNAKQRFRLVKSNRLCTNCLSASHKTSECESTYTCRHCALKHHSLLHLDATQRQKGSCPPNNSISTNQSTSTSSATSAPTVSNTVDSVPFVGTSSSKTNVVLGTAIIRIRDNCGQLSPVRALIDTGSQISVITTACVSRLGIKRRYCKTVVAGLSQTSVSTTKGSTNRTLVPCNSTSPEIYCEPVILSRITGPMPNVLLPSNIRTTYSHLTLADPHFDVPGHIDFLLGADIYPYILGQSCQVLHTSNCPSAFETRLGWIIVGQSSADSRIPPVPLLLTPEPSIDHLIQQFWAVEEPVPTNSTFTTDQLCEDHFIRTTTRDSTGRYSLALPFSIDPSCLGDSRDMAISRFYNLERKLLKDPQVYEHYRLFMLEYENLGHMKMCSKPGKYYVPHHAVVKRYGPKMKLRVVFDASAKSSSGKSLNDLLHVGPKLQTDITELLHRSRFNQYIFTADICKMYRQIRIHTEDCQYQHIFWRATPQEPLRDYELTTITYGLTSSPFQAIRVLHELEQNDGHLYPTTSNVLSTQTYVDDILTGRNTVKDLLELQDEITEMLGRGGFELKKWSSNCKELLSKVLNEDQANSLSFDPKDDAGVRILGLHWNPAADTFTYHTSSIISNIHTKRSVLSTIAKLYDPLGALAPIIF, encoded by the coding sequence ATGTTGGCTGATTTCGTGCAAATTCGGTGTCAAGTGTTGCAAAATTCGAATCCAGTGTCAAGACCTAATGAGGGACACAAAACTCAGTTTAAATCTAAAGTCTCATTAACTACATCGTCGAATTCTCAAGCAGGATCATGCGTGATATGTAAGGCCAGACACGCAGTGTACCAGTGTCCGAAGTTTACACAGCAGAACGCGAAACAACGCTTTCGACTTGTGAAGTCAAACCGGTTATGTACGAACTGCTTGAGTGCGTCCCACAAAACGTCTGAATGCGAGTCTACATATACCTGCCGTCATTGTGCACTCAAACACCACTCGTTATTACACTTGGACGCAACACAAAGGCAAAAAGGTTCCTGCCCTCCAAATAACAGTATTAGCACCAATCAATCAACATCCACGTCTTCAGCTACATCCGCACCAACCGTGTCTAATACGGTCGATAGTGTGCCGTTTGTGGGGACGTCTAGCTCGAAAACCAACGTAGTATTAGGTACAGCTATTATCCGCATACGTGATAATTGTGGACAATTATCTCCTGTTCGTGCGCTTATTGATACTGGGTCACAAATATCCGTTATTACTACTGCGTGCGTGTCAAGATTGGGCATTAAACGTAGGTATTGTAAGACCGTGGTAGCTGGTTTGTCACAAACATCAGTATCCACAACAAAGGGCTCAACTAATCGCACGTTAGTACCCTGTAACTCGACATCACCAGAAATTTATTGTGAACCTGTAATTTTGTCTAGGATTACTGGACCGATGCCGAACGTACTATTACCTAGTAACATTCGTACTACCTATTCACATTTAACGCTTGCCGACCCTCATTTCGACGTACCAGGTCATATTGATTTCTTGCTGGGCGCAGATATTTACCCGTATATATTAGGACAATCTTGTCAGGTACTACATACGTCAAATTGTCCATCAGCTTTCGAAACACGTTTAGGGTGGATAATAGTGGGTCAATCTTCTGCGGACTCGCGTATACCCCCGGTTCCCTTATTGTTGACACCGGAGCCTTCGATAGACCATCTAATCCAGCAGTTCTGGGCCGTCGAAGAACCAGTACCAACGAATAGTACGTTCACTACCGACCAACTGTGTGAAGACCATTTTATTCGTACAACAACTCGCGATAGTACGGGTAGATACTCATTAGCACTACCATTCAGTATCGACCCATCGTGTCTTGGCGATTCTCGGGACATGGCGATATCGCGGTTCTATAATTTGGAACGTAAATTGTTGAAAGACCCGCAGGTATATGAGCATTATCGCCTGTTCATGCTTGAGTATGAAAACCTTGGTCACATGAAGATGTGTTCAAAACcgggaaaatattatgttccccATCATGCCGTGGTGAAACGATATGGACCAAAAATGAAACTTCGAGTGGTCTTTGACGCTTCGGCCAAGTCGTCTTCGGGAAAGTCATTGAACGATTTGCTCCATGTTGGACCTAAGTTACAGACAGATATCACCGAATTGTTACACCGTTCTCGTTTTAACCAATATATATTCACCGCGGACATTTGTAAAATGTACCGCCAAATTAGAATTCATACAGAAGATTGTCAATACCAGCATATATTCTGGCGTGCAACACCACAAGAACCCCTACGTGACTATGAGCTTACGACGATTACGTATGGACTCACGTCGTCTCCGTTCCAAGCGATTCGAGTGTTGCACGAATTAGAGCAAAACGATGGACATCTTTATCCGACAACCAGTAATGTTTTGTCAACACAAACCTACGTTGACGATATTCTGACTGGTCGCAATACCGTTAAAGATTTACTTGAACTACAGGACGAAATCACCGAGATGCTCGGCCGAGGTggttttgagttaaaaaaatggtCGTCAAACTGTAAAGAATTACTCTCTAAAGTTCTAAATGAAGATCAAGCTAATAGTTTGTCTTTTGATCCTAAAGACGATGCGGGAGTAAGAATACTTGGATTACATTGGAATCCAGCTGCCGATACCTTTACTTATCATACGTCAtccataatatctaatattcaTACCAAAAGATCAGTGTTGTCAACGATCGCCAAACTATATGATCCTCTTGGTGCTCTTGCTCCCATCATATTTTGA